The following are encoded in a window of Anopheles gambiae chromosome X, idAnoGambNW_F1_1, whole genome shotgun sequence genomic DNA:
- the LOC133391702 gene encoding uncharacterized protein K02A2.6-like, producing the protein MIEKAATEQVFAVQKKTDEPKFSERQNFQSRKHEYKRPQTLPGRNCWLCGKNHWARDCPFKSNVCRVCKKKGHRDGYCPIPKRYSDSPTYRNKFSTRVVSVNTTNIQQRRKYINIFINNVSTRLQFDTGSDITIINRNVWQRLGKPELKRTVSARTASGSGLFLLGEFEANVTIGSVTHVASLRVAQADILLLGTNLIDLFALASTPMDAFCRHISSEDYSKTVERRFQEVFNGMGLCTKASVKLQLKENVRPVFCPKRPVAYAVQELVDKELDRLEQMSIISPTDYSEWAAPIVVVRKANGSIRLCGDYSTGLNDALQQHEYPLSLPEDIFARLSQCKIFSKIDLSDAFLQVEIDPAYRSLLTINTHRGLFTYNRLPPGIKIAPAAFQQLIDTMLAGVKGVSCYMDDIIVGGATEQEHEANLMAVLKRIQEYGFSIRSEKCAFKVQQLRYLGYIIDTHGLRPDPAKIDVIKRLSEPTDVSGVRSFLGAINYYARFVPNMRELRYPLDNLLKTNAQFRWTADCKRAFERFKSLLSSNLLLTHYDPRHNIIVSADASSIGIGATISHMFPNGTISVVQHASRALTKTEEGYSQIDREGLAIIFAVTKFLKMIFGRRFQLQTDHRPLLRIFGSKKGIPVYTANRLQRFALTLLSYDFGIEYVRTESF; encoded by the coding sequence ATGATCGAAAAAGCAGCAACCGAACAAGTTTTCgctgtgcaaaagaaaactgaCGAACCAAAGTTTTCTGAGCGCCAAAATTTCCAGAGCAGAAAGCACGAATATAAGCGTCCTCAAACCCTACCTGGAAGAAATTGCTGGCTTTGTGGAAAAAATCATTGGGCGCGTGATTGTCCTTTTAAGTCGAATGTGTGTCGTGTCTGTAAGAAAAAGGGTCATAGAGACGGTTACTGTCCAATACCGAAACGTTATTCAGATAGTCCAACATACAGAAACAAGTTTTCAACACGAGTGGTTTCGGTGAATACAACGAATATTCAGCAAAGGCGAAAAtatatcaatatttttataaataatgtaAGCACTCGATTGCAGTTCGACACAGGATCTGATATAACGATCATTAATCGAAACGTATGGCAACGTCTTGGAAAGCCTGAACTAAAACGAACAGTTAGCGCAAGAACAGCATCAGGAAGCGGACTCTTTCTGTTAGGAGAGTTTGAAGCGAATGTTACCATTGGAAGCGTAACTCATGTGGCTTCTTTAAGAGTAGCACAGGCAGACATACTATTGCTCGGAACAAACTTAATAGACCTGTTCGCACTTGCTTCTACCCCCATGGATGCTTTTTGTAGGCATATTTCATCTGAGGATTACTCTAAGACGGTTGAGCGGAGATTTCAAGAGGTCTTCAACGGCATGGGTCTGTGCACAAAGGCTAGTGTAAAACTGCAGCTGAAGGAAAACGTTCGTCCAGTATTTTGCCCAAAGCGACCGGTAGCTTATGCAGTACAGGAGTTAGTCGACAAGGAACTCGATCGACTAGAGCAGATGAGCATAATATCTCCAACGGATTACTCTGAATGGGCAGCACCTATCGTCGTCGTCCGCAAGGCAAACGGCAGCATTCGGCTTTGCGGGGACTACTCAACTGGACTAAATGACGCGTTGCAGCAACATGAGTATCCTTTATCATTACCTGAAGATATCTTCGCTAGACTATCgcaatgcaaaatatttagcAAAATTGATCTATCCGATGCTTTCTTACAGGTAGAAATCGACCCTGCCTACCGATCTTTACTCACCATCAATACGCATCGAGGTTTATTCACCTACAATAGATTGCCGCCTGGTATTAAGATTGCTCCAGCAGCGTTCCAGCAGCTTATCGACACAATGCTGGCTGGTGTAAAAGGTGTGTCATGTTACATGGACGACATCATTGTCGGAGGAGCCACGGAACAAGAGCATGAAGCGAATTTAATGGCAGTTTTGAAAAGAATTCAAGAGTATGGATTCAGCATTCGATCGGAAAAATGCGCTTTTAAGGTTCAGCAACTAAGATATTTGGGTTACATCATCGACACCCACGGATTGCGCCCCGATCCAGCGAAGATCGATGTCATAAAAAGGCTTTCAGAACCAACAGATGTGAGCGGCGTCCGATCCTTTCTAGGAGCCATAAATTATTATGCCAGATTTGTCCCAAACATGAGAGAGTTGCGATATCCACTGGATAACTTATTGAAGACAAATGCACAGTTTCGATGGACCGCCGATTGTAAAAGAGCGTTTGAAAGATTTAAATCCTTGCTATCATCGAACTTGTTGTTAACGCATTATGATCCAAGGCACAATATAATAGTATCGGCAGATGCATCATCAATAGGTATTGGTGCCACTATTAGCCACATGTTTCCCAATGGTACCATAAGTGTGGTTCAACACGCCTCTAGAGCACTtacaaaaacagaagaaggATATAGTCAAATAGATCGTGAAGGACTGGCAATCATCTTCGCGGTAACGAAATTCCTCAAGATGATATTTGGAAGGCGTTTCCAGCTTCAGACAGATCATCGTCCACTACTGCGGATCTTTGGATCGAAAAAAGGGATCCCAGTCTACACTGCCAACCGCTTGCAGCGTTTTGCGCTCACGCTATTGTCATACGATTTCGGCATTGAATATGTACGCACCGAATCATTCTGA